The Pseudomonas sp. MM223 genome segment CTGCACATGGCCAGCCGTGGTCGCCGCCTGCTCAGTGACGATGGCGAGCGCGTGGTGGTCGAGGCTGAGGCCGGCGAGCCGTGGCATGCGTTCGTGCAGTGGACACTGGCACAAGGCTATTGCGGGTTGGAAAACCTCAGCTTGATCCCCGGCACCGTGGGCGCCGCCCCGATGCAGAACGTCGGCGCGTACGGGGTGGAAATCAAGGATGTGTTTGCCGGCCTCACGGCCCTGGACCGCGAGACTGGCGAGCTGCGTGATTTCGGTTTGGCAGAATGTGCCTTCGGTTATCGCGACAGCCTGTTCAAGCGCAACCCCGGGCGCTGGTTGATCCTGCGCGTGCGTTTTGCCTTGAGCCGCACCCTGCGGGCCCACCTGGACTACGGCCCCGTGCGTCAGCGCCTGGCAGAGCTGGGTGTAACCGAACCGACCGCGCAGGCGATCAGTGATGCAATTTGCAGCATTCGCCGCGAAAAGCTGCCAGATCCAGTCGAGCTCGGCAATGCCGGGAGCTTTTTCAAGAACCCGGTAGTGTCGGCTGAGCTGGTCGAGCGTATTCGTGCACAGTACCCGGCAGTGGTGGCTTATCCTCAGGCCGAAGGCCAGGTGAAGCTGGCGGCGGGCTGGTTGATCGAGCAGGCGGGCTGGAAGGGGCATCGTGACGGGGATGCGGGTGTGCATCGCTTGCAATCGCTGGTGCTGGTCAACTACGGGCAGGCGAGCGGGGCACAGATGCATGCGCTGGCACGGCAGATCCAGGCGGATATCCTGGAGCGGTTCGGGGTGGCGCTGGAGATGGAGCCTAACCTCTACTGACGGTGGTCCAAAGGCCGGCAACCTCCTTGTAGGAGCAGCCTTGTGCTGCGAAAGGGCCGGCATGGCTAAAGATGTTGTGTAGCCCTGCTGGCCTCTTCGCAGCACAAGGCTGCTCCTACAGGTTGTGTGTGTCTTGAGTCAAGATGAAACACCCAGCCAAGAAAAAGCCCCGCCAGTTCGCACTGGCGGGGCTTTTTCATTCAGCCTTGGCTATCAACCGTGATGAGGCTTGTGCTCATCGGCGGCTTCCAGGGCTGGCTCCTGGGTTGCTGCAGCAGCTTCCTGCGCGGCTTTGGCGGCTGCCTCGGCCTCACGCTTGCGGCGGCGCACTTCACGCGGGTCGTTCGGCGCACGGCCGTTGGCCAGCATGACAGTGGCAGCTTCTACCTCGACCGGGGCTTCGACCGGGGTAGGCTCGACGACCACAGGTGCAGGCTCGGCCACAACTTCTGGCTGGGCTTCGACAGCCGGAGCAGGTTGCTCGGCAACCGGGGCGGTTTCAACCACGACCGGAGCCTGTTCGATTTCACCGGCTTCGACGGCAGGCGCTTCAGCAGGGGCTTCGGCGACGATCACCGGCTGAGCAGTAGCTGCTTCTTCAGCCACTGGCTGCGGAGCGATTTCGACCACGGGTGCGGCAGTTACCTCGGCCACGACAACCGGCTCGCTGACAGGCTGCTCGACCACTGGAGCCACGGCAATAGCTTCAGCTTTGGCCACAGCTTCGACCTGCTCGGCATGCTCAACTGGCTGGGCAGCTTCGCTGTTGCCGGTCTCGGCTACGGCAGCGACTTCGGTGGTGGCCAGTTCGGCCTGCTGGTTGGCTTGGGCTTCAGCGCCGGCACTGATGTTGCTGCTTGCGACGGCGGCAGTCACGGCCAGGCCAGCGGCCAGTTCGGCACCCAGCTCGGTGGCCTGGTGCTGTTGTGGCTGCTCTTCGCTGCCTTCTTCCTCTTCGCCGCCGTCGATCAGCTCGCCATTGGCGTTGCGCTGGCGCTCACGACGGTTGCTGCGACGACGCTGGCCACGGGAGCGGCGGCGCGGGCGCTCGCCATCGGTGCCTTCCTGTTCGTCTTGCAACAACTCTTCGTTCGGCAGTTGCTCTTCGACCAGCTCGGCAGCCTGCTCGGCCGCTTCTTCGGCTACGCGTGGCTGGCGCTCTTCGCGTGGTGGGCGCGGGGTGCGTTCTTCACGTGGAGCGCGCTCTTCACGAGGTGCGCGTTCTTCGCGAGGGGCGCGCTCTTCACGAGGAGCGCGTTCTTCGCGTGGGGCGCGCTCTTCACGAGGAGCACGTTCTTCGCGTGGGGCGCGCTCTTCACGAGGAGCACGTTCTTCGCGTGGGGCGCGCTCTTCACGCGGGGCACGTTCTTCACGGGCTGCACGCTCTTCACGCGGCTGGCGTTCTTCGCGTTCGGCTGGCGGGGTGGCATCCAGCGGCTCTCGCAGTTC includes the following:
- the murB gene encoding UDP-N-acetylenolpyruvoylglucosamine reductase (*Name murB); the protein is MTEQWQEQVSLKPYNTFGIDVKARYFSQAQDDQQVRQALGQAQQRGLPVLVIGGGSNLLLTRDIDALVLHMASRGRRLLSDDGERVVVEAEAGEPWHAFVQWTLAQGYCGLENLSLIPGTVGAAPMQNVGAYGVEIKDVFAGLTALDRETGELRDFGLAECAFGYRDSLFKRNPGRWLILRVRFALSRTLRAHLDYGPVRQRLAELGVTEPTAQAISDAICSIRREKLPDPVELGNAGSFFKNPVVSAELVERIRAQYPAVVAYPQAEGQVKLAAGWLIEQAGWKGHRDGDAGVHRLQSLVLVNYGQASGAQMHALARQIQADILERFGVALEMEPNLY